A part of Leptospira wolffii serovar Khorat str. Khorat-H2 genomic DNA contains:
- a CDS encoding PAS domain-containing protein produces MGFWRVPRRILVLEDREEDYRVFRSLLGEMEIGHIVAVRVSDVSEAEKCLRSEYFDLILSSYGSGDRFPSFWEVLHFSPLPPIILIVNDSNVRKELREKKIPVSDILLKDRLNADVLERAIRLSIERNESLDHLNLLKMGIERSNDIFLITEASPIDEPGPRIVYVNEAFERLTGYKRGEVLGKTPRILQGPRTDRKVLDRIREAISEGKPCFEEIVNYDKDGNEYWIEMDIFPIVNDKGVTTHLMGIERDITVRRLTEERLRQSQKMEAVGELAGGMAHDFNNLLNVILANLDLLELKLQDSPELLKRVSSAQGAIQRGVELNKRLLAFSRKQALNPEPTDVNRVLREFIPILDRIRTDKVTIEYELSEDSIICDIEKTALENAVLNLALNARDSMPDGGKIYISSGFIRNGDAKGSRIAGLGLEDYFLVSVTDTGTGMNDEIKARIFDPFFSTKGGGKGTGLGLTMVYGFVKQSNGFLKVITVPDYGSSFLIFLPVYKDVSHSIQRKHTVNGKKYGKVLVIEENRESAELVGVYLREFGFEPMNTSDSKRLAGFFSGDSDISFVLLDLQWAKNRGIDITKELTRFGAQKIILSSAQDPADPEIPRDVPFIRKPYTKSALRDALQKIGETLP; encoded by the coding sequence ATGGGTTTTTGGCGGGTCCCTAGGCGAATTCTTGTTCTGGAGGATCGCGAAGAAGACTATCGTGTATTCAGAAGTCTTTTGGGTGAGATGGAAATCGGTCACATCGTCGCGGTTCGGGTTTCCGATGTGTCCGAAGCGGAAAAATGTCTGCGTTCCGAATATTTCGATTTAATCCTCTCTTCCTACGGATCCGGAGATAGATTTCCTTCTTTTTGGGAGGTCCTGCATTTTTCTCCTCTTCCTCCCATAATTCTAATCGTGAACGACTCAAATGTGAGAAAGGAACTTCGGGAAAAGAAGATTCCCGTATCGGACATACTACTCAAAGACAGGCTGAACGCGGACGTATTGGAAAGAGCCATTCGTCTTTCCATCGAGCGAAACGAGTCCCTGGATCATCTCAATTTATTAAAGATGGGAATTGAGAGATCCAACGATATATTTCTGATTACCGAGGCTTCTCCTATAGACGAACCGGGACCCAGGATCGTTTATGTGAACGAAGCTTTCGAACGACTTACCGGTTATAAGCGCGGAGAAGTTTTGGGCAAAACCCCTAGAATTCTGCAAGGCCCCAGGACGGATCGTAAGGTTTTAGATCGGATTCGGGAGGCGATCTCGGAAGGGAAGCCGTGCTTCGAGGAAATCGTCAATTACGATAAGGATGGAAACGAATATTGGATAGAAATGGATATCTTTCCCATCGTAAACGATAAGGGCGTTACCACCCACTTGATGGGAATAGAAAGAGACATTACCGTTAGACGCTTGACCGAAGAAAGGCTCAGACAATCTCAAAAGATGGAAGCCGTAGGAGAATTGGCCGGAGGAATGGCCCACGATTTTAATAATCTATTAAACGTTATATTAGCGAATCTAGATCTTTTAGAGCTGAAGCTGCAGGATTCTCCCGAATTACTCAAAAGGGTAAGTTCGGCGCAGGGCGCCATCCAAAGAGGAGTGGAATTGAATAAGAGGCTCCTCGCATTCTCTAGAAAGCAAGCCTTAAATCCGGAACCGACGGACGTAAACCGAGTATTAAGGGAGTTTATTCCAATACTAGACAGAATTCGGACGGATAAGGTGACTATCGAATACGAACTTTCCGAGGACTCGATCATTTGCGACATAGAAAAAACCGCATTGGAGAATGCAGTGTTGAATCTTGCACTCAACGCTAGGGATTCGATGCCGGATGGCGGAAAGATATATATTTCCTCAGGTTTTATACGTAACGGAGATGCGAAAGGATCTAGGATCGCCGGTTTAGGCCTTGAGGATTATTTTTTGGTTTCCGTGACGGATACCGGTACCGGCATGAACGACGAGATCAAGGCTAGAATTTTCGATCCGTTTTTTTCCACAAAAGGAGGAGGAAAGGGGACCGGTTTAGGATTGACCATGGTTTACGGTTTTGTAAAACAATCGAACGGATTTTTGAAAGTGATTACCGTCCCCGATTATGGCTCCAGTTTTCTGATTTTCCTTCCCGTATACAAGGACGTTTCCCATAGTATACAAAGGAAACATACCGTAAACGGCAAGAAATACGGAAAAGTCCTAGTGATTGAGGAAAATAGGGAATCGGCGGAATTAGTCGGAGTATATTTAAGGGAGTTCGGATTCGAACCTATGAATACTTCGGACTCCAAGAGGCTTGCCGGATTCTTTTCGGGAGATTCGGATATTTCCTTCGTGCTTCTCGACCTGCAATGGGCCAAGAATAGGGGGATAGATATTACGAAAGAATTAACCAGATTCGGCGCTCAGAAAATAATCCTTTCTTCGGCACAAGATCCCGCCGATCCGGAAATTCCCAGGGACGTTCCTTTCATACGAAAGCCTTATACTAAGTCCGCTTTAAGAGACGCACTTCAGAAAATCGGAGAGACTCTTCCATGA
- a CDS encoding patatin-like phospholipase family protein, with protein MQLPKAKKGARALLVEGGGMKGAFAGGVLHSLNCTLPAQNFDLILAVSSGACCAAYYATTPNPEPVAGDHTLSIWKYELAGKKLISVLNPIFGRTFLDQKYLIDYLFRKKYRIVTENLGKKGLPELRIAVSNLRSRSIEYRKATKENLFDLLKAATSLPIATKGKYKIDGEYLSDAAILNPLPLEDLIEAGYKDITVVLNSPIEHLSPPLTSVSRFLSFPLDRKLSKIMKISHHTNYNLGRAIASNPPKGVRIYTIGPETKLPVGLITTKESRLIETVELGKEIGRKAAEFLKRNFGKSRHSFSVLS; from the coding sequence ATGCAACTACCAAAAGCTAAAAAAGGTGCGAGAGCGTTGTTAGTGGAAGGAGGAGGAATGAAAGGTGCGTTTGCAGGAGGAGTCTTGCATTCGTTGAACTGCACTCTTCCCGCTCAAAATTTCGATTTGATTCTCGCAGTCTCCTCGGGTGCCTGCTGCGCAGCCTATTATGCGACCACACCGAATCCCGAACCGGTAGCGGGGGATCATACTCTTTCGATATGGAAATATGAACTAGCAGGGAAAAAACTCATATCGGTCCTGAACCCGATTTTCGGTAGGACCTTCTTAGATCAGAAATATTTAATAGATTATTTATTCCGAAAAAAATACCGTATCGTTACGGAGAACCTGGGAAAGAAAGGACTTCCCGAACTGAGAATCGCAGTCAGCAATCTTAGATCCCGATCCATAGAATACAGGAAAGCTACCAAGGAAAATCTTTTCGATTTATTGAAAGCCGCGACTTCTTTGCCGATAGCCACGAAAGGAAAGTATAAAATCGACGGGGAATATCTATCCGATGCGGCCATCCTAAATCCTTTGCCTCTGGAAGATCTAATCGAAGCTGGATATAAGGATATTACGGTCGTACTAAATTCTCCGATCGAACATCTTTCCCCTCCCCTGACTTCGGTGAGTCGTTTTCTCTCCTTTCCTTTGGATCGGAAATTATCCAAGATTATGAAGATTTCCCATCATACGAATTATAATCTCGGAAGAGCCATCGCCTCCAATCCTCCCAAAGGGGTTCGAATCTATACGATCGGTCCGGAGACGAAACTGCCTGTGGGACTCATCACAACCAAAGAGTCCAGATTGATAGAAACCGTGGAATTAGGAAAGGAGATCGGCAGGAAGGCGGCGGAGTTCTTGAAACGCAATTTCGGAAAGAGTCGCCATTCTTTTTCCGTTCTAAGCTAA
- a CDS encoding sterol desaturase family protein has protein sequence MQAYLTEILRSLLSPIRIVFLPSVKIYWLYLFSSVLITLIFVAWRSRKTKGASLRDSLREILSKRVWLHESALLDYKYYFINTFFFALSFGYFVLSGASVSFFVSMHLNEAFGMRENIPSPGAFFIFLYSILFWLANDFGRFFAHWLLHKTFLWEFHKLHHSAKALNPLTVYRVHPVEAILVNSLGALCSGIVTGVALFLFPNGINMISFLGVNAGIFVFNLYANLRHSHIGLRFPNWLSKILLSPAQHQIHHSTNIILQNKNIGVSFAIWDVLFGSLYIPKEEEAENTIFGLEEEKDEDFQNLFSIYFLPFRRILERIRNSS, from the coding sequence ATGCAAGCCTATTTGACGGAAATACTTCGTTCTCTTTTAAGTCCGATTCGAATCGTATTTCTTCCTTCCGTAAAAATCTATTGGCTCTACCTTTTTAGCTCCGTCCTAATCACTCTTATTTTTGTCGCATGGAGAAGTAGGAAAACAAAGGGTGCCTCGCTTCGGGATTCCTTAAGGGAGATTCTTTCTAAGCGGGTTTGGTTGCACGAATCCGCACTTCTAGACTACAAATATTATTTTATCAATACGTTCTTTTTCGCCTTATCCTTCGGTTACTTCGTATTATCCGGGGCGAGCGTATCCTTTTTCGTGAGCATGCATTTGAACGAAGCCTTCGGTATGAGAGAGAACATACCCTCTCCCGGTGCATTCTTCATCTTTCTATACTCGATTTTATTCTGGTTAGCGAACGATTTCGGTCGATTCTTCGCACATTGGCTTCTTCATAAGACTTTCCTCTGGGAATTTCACAAGCTTCATCACTCCGCAAAAGCATTGAATCCGCTGACGGTTTACAGAGTGCATCCCGTCGAAGCCATCTTGGTAAATTCTTTGGGTGCGCTTTGCTCCGGAATCGTTACAGGAGTGGCCCTATTCTTATTCCCCAACGGGATCAATATGATTTCCTTCTTGGGAGTAAACGCCGGGATTTTCGTATTTAACTTATATGCGAATTTAAGACATTCTCATATAGGACTTCGATTTCCGAATTGGTTGAGTAAGATTCTCCTAAGCCCCGCCCAACACCAAATCCACCATAGTACAAATATTATACTCCAGAACAAAAACATAGGAGTCTCTTTCGCGATATGGGATGTTTTATTCGGAAGCCTTTATATTCCTAAAGAAGAAGAAGCCGAAAATACGATCTTCGGATTGGAAGAAGAGAAAGATGAGGATTTCCAAAACTTATTTTCCATCTACTTTCTCCCATTCCGAAGAATTTTGGAAAGAATAAGAAACAGTTCTTAA
- a CDS encoding methyl-accepting chemotaxis protein — MQRNSLKFILLLAGAGILIALTCFISGLAYYIGQKKITETYIAQMHGTVGVVGQEIDDFFTTHVNVIRMAAKDPRTIASVKTSSPIAKEYYKELKDLYGVYDNVYAHTYGQDPTVIADADGNAIGYKLKNEEMDPEELKAGKEKRYFIGKPILNPLTNKPIVTITFPVYDGERLIGNSGIALSLTDLTEKVIQKIKIGQAGYVVVTTKAGLLIATKDKELILKYDLAKDEAGAKMLALKTGEDLEFNYQNEDHIATTYDLDKWGMMIIAVQPKGEINYIILELLLFIGLSALAIAVLSVGLLYILLNKRLNPLEKASMIFRSMATGDLTSDIEIVYQDEIGQMGRDMNSFIESLRGSLKDIQRIAFELASASEELTSSSQNFATGAQSTAASSEQMSATVEEMSAGMENIAVATERQYGNIMEFHSKIKELSESVRRIGVQIESTLNLTKSISNQAKKGEESIQGMSKMIENILHSSGEMTAIISIINEISDQTQLLALNAAIEAARAGEAGRGFAVVADEISKLAEKTASSINSIGSMITNNNRELDSGANAIRSSAEIIHGIMQNIDSVAEAMNQLYSITETQESLKREVDQGAEKMGSDAEAVKLSTDEQKRAVREIAAVITQINEHTLNTASGSEEMSSSAQNLATTAETLRSITEKFKV, encoded by the coding sequence ATGCAAAGAAACAGCCTAAAATTCATTCTTTTACTCGCCGGAGCAGGTATCCTGATCGCTCTGACTTGTTTCATCTCCGGGTTGGCCTATTATATAGGGCAAAAGAAAATTACGGAAACGTATATAGCCCAAATGCATGGGACCGTCGGAGTCGTTGGACAGGAGATAGACGATTTCTTTACCACGCATGTCAACGTAATTCGTATGGCAGCAAAAGATCCGCGCACGATCGCTTCCGTCAAGACAAGCAGTCCTATCGCGAAGGAATATTATAAGGAATTAAAAGACCTATATGGTGTTTATGATAATGTATACGCTCATACCTACGGCCAGGACCCGACCGTCATAGCGGACGCGGACGGAAACGCCATCGGTTATAAATTGAAGAACGAAGAGATGGACCCCGAAGAGTTAAAAGCCGGAAAAGAAAAGAGATATTTTATCGGAAAACCCATCCTGAATCCCTTGACCAATAAGCCGATAGTCACCATCACCTTTCCCGTTTACGACGGCGAAAGATTGATAGGAAACTCGGGGATCGCGCTCTCTTTGACGGATTTAACCGAAAAAGTAATCCAAAAAATAAAGATCGGTCAAGCCGGTTACGTCGTAGTCACTACAAAGGCGGGACTCCTCATCGCGACTAAGGACAAGGAGCTGATCCTAAAATACGATCTGGCAAAAGACGAGGCCGGAGCTAAAATGTTGGCCCTGAAAACGGGAGAGGATCTGGAGTTCAATTACCAAAACGAGGATCATATCGCCACCACCTACGATCTGGATAAATGGGGGATGATGATCATCGCGGTACAACCAAAAGGCGAAATCAACTATATCATACTCGAACTTTTGCTCTTCATAGGACTCTCGGCCTTGGCAATCGCCGTCCTTTCCGTGGGACTACTTTACATTCTTCTAAATAAAAGATTGAATCCTTTGGAAAAAGCGAGCATGATCTTCCGATCGATGGCGACGGGGGACCTGACTTCGGATATAGAGATCGTTTACCAGGACGAAATCGGCCAAATGGGTCGGGATATGAATTCCTTCATAGAAAGCCTAAGAGGATCTCTTAAAGATATACAAAGGATAGCGTTCGAACTTGCTTCCGCTTCCGAAGAGCTGACTTCCTCCTCCCAAAATTTCGCCACGGGAGCTCAATCCACCGCAGCGTCTTCGGAGCAGATGTCCGCCACCGTGGAAGAAATGTCGGCAGGTATGGAAAATATCGCCGTCGCTACCGAGAGACAATATGGGAATATTATGGAATTCCACTCCAAGATCAAGGAACTGTCAGAAAGCGTACGTAGGATCGGAGTGCAAATCGAAAGTACCCTGAATCTTACGAAATCAATCTCCAATCAGGCCAAGAAGGGAGAGGAATCCATCCAAGGGATGAGTAAGATGATCGAAAACATACTACATTCTTCCGGCGAGATGACCGCTATCATCAGTATCATCAACGAGATCTCCGACCAAACCCAGTTGCTTGCGTTAAACGCGGCGATAGAGGCTGCTCGCGCCGGAGAAGCGGGAAGAGGATTCGCGGTAGTCGCGGACGAGATCTCCAAATTGGCGGAAAAGACTGCCTCCTCCATCAACTCCATAGGCAGCATGATTACGAACAATAACCGGGAACTGGATTCGGGTGCGAATGCCATTCGTTCTTCCGCAGAAATCATCCATGGTATCATGCAAAACATCGATTCCGTTGCGGAGGCCATGAACCAATTATACTCCATCACGGAAACCCAAGAATCCTTAAAAAGAGAAGTGGACCAGGGAGCGGAAAAAATGGGCTCGGATGCGGAAGCGGTCAAATTATCCACGGACGAGCAAAAACGCGCGGTCCGAGAAATCGCCGCAGTCATCACTCAGATCAACGAGCACACTCTCAACACCGCTTCGGGCTCGGAAGAGATGTCCTCTTCCGCACAAAATCTTGCTACAACGGCGGAGACTCTCAGATCCATCACCGAAAAATTCAAAGTCTGA
- a CDS encoding M24 family metallopeptidase → MPLPTDRGFLSKLSSKLSRARSESIKIPNEEEKAGFLKAQRLAYECVTEIEKEMREGWTEIRTAKRMNEFLRDHGVKIFLHRPFAWFGEHARFDGYKRFTQFHPGKKRLRADESYILDVSPVVDGYIGDIGYSSSLAPNRELDHGMEYLLKLREEIPKYFASSLSAGEIWRKIDRDVKADGFDNIHALYPFAVLGHRVYKVRLPKFSLPILPVSFASWFSLQGSYEFLTHKILPELLTSDHEGEKIGLWAVEPHLGRGKTGYKFEEILVVEKDRAYWLDEEVPHVKRARKLQKAV, encoded by the coding sequence ATGCCGTTACCTACAGATAGAGGATTCTTATCCAAACTTTCCTCAAAATTATCCAGAGCGCGATCCGAATCCATAAAGATTCCTAACGAAGAAGAGAAGGCGGGATTCCTAAAGGCCCAAAGACTCGCATACGAATGCGTTACGGAGATCGAAAAAGAAATGCGGGAAGGTTGGACGGAAATTCGAACCGCAAAGCGAATGAATGAATTCCTAAGAGATCACGGAGTTAAAATCTTCCTACATCGTCCTTTTGCCTGGTTCGGAGAACACGCCAGATTCGACGGTTATAAAAGATTCACCCAATTCCATCCCGGCAAAAAAAGATTAAGAGCCGACGAATCCTACATTCTCGACGTTTCTCCCGTTGTGGACGGTTATATCGGAGATATAGGTTATTCTTCTTCCTTAGCTCCCAATCGGGAATTGGATCATGGTATGGAATATCTTCTCAAACTTAGGGAAGAAATTCCCAAATACTTCGCCTCCTCCTTAAGTGCGGGAGAAATTTGGAGAAAGATAGATAGGGACGTTAAGGCCGATGGGTTCGATAATATTCACGCACTGTATCCTTTCGCCGTTTTAGGTCACAGGGTATACAAGGTTCGCCTTCCTAAGTTCTCGTTACCGATTTTACCCGTAAGTTTTGCGAGTTGGTTTAGCCTACAGGGTTCCTACGAATTCCTGACGCATAAGATACTACCGGAACTTCTCACTTCGGATCACGAAGGAGAAAAGATAGGACTCTGGGCAGTGGAACCCCATTTAGGACGAGGCAAGACGGGATACAAGTTCGAAGAGATCCTAGTGGTGGAAAAGGATCGGGCCTATTGGCTGGACGAGGAAGTTCCTCACGTAAAAAGAGCGAGAAAGCTCCAAAAGGCAGTATGA
- a CDS encoding OmpP1/FadL family transporter, giving the protein MLKSSIRLLILAPLLILVEPIKAFQGILQPAFGARQAGMGGAFQAVGGSVMDLESNPSHLGRLKNAKWELGAGFHSPRIEYKDRYISGDPNEAYENSLVESPKAILPYLGYITPLNDKVGIGFALYSQGGGGGMFSNIRRLSPNGKTLDETLGTDLPYIGNERRILENLVYKFITVKFTSGVGMKFGNLSLGAGLDIVYAFMEMQKTYRDPTGSLELPGSLRYNSDPSYSYGGKLGMSYDLSDTVRIAYSYTTRNLLPLDGSMRVLESDGTTQASRVSRNMVWPDKHIMGISYRKESWILDFDIKFIPWSQSFRSSKFVLDHSSVTTPFGTDSNVMQMNFHWKDQWVFSLGGEYKWNENFRTRMGYSYGKTPTGERGVSPMLGTTTEHHLAAGFGWYMKEYAFHFAVEYGFPKSVSGAKNSDWTLAHSVFPNSDVEVQRFDHSKSMSIVSLYLGMEKNI; this is encoded by the coding sequence ATGCTTAAATCCTCTATCCGTTTACTTATACTAGCACCCTTACTTATTCTCGTAGAACCTATAAAAGCTTTCCAGGGAATCCTACAGCCTGCCTTCGGAGCTAGGCAGGCCGGAATGGGGGGAGCTTTCCAGGCGGTAGGCGGTTCCGTGATGGATCTGGAATCGAATCCTTCACATCTTGGCAGATTGAAGAATGCAAAGTGGGAACTAGGAGCTGGATTTCATTCTCCTCGGATAGAATACAAGGACAGATATATTAGCGGGGATCCGAACGAGGCTTATGAGAATAGCTTGGTGGAAAGTCCTAAGGCCATTCTTCCTTATCTTGGATATATAACTCCTTTGAACGATAAGGTAGGAATCGGATTCGCATTGTATTCTCAAGGAGGAGGAGGCGGGATGTTCTCCAATATAAGAAGGCTTTCTCCTAACGGTAAGACCTTGGATGAAACTCTGGGCACGGATCTTCCTTATATCGGAAACGAGAGAAGAATTTTAGAGAATCTGGTTTATAAATTCATAACAGTTAAATTCACATCCGGAGTTGGAATGAAATTCGGAAATCTATCCTTAGGTGCGGGATTGGATATAGTTTACGCTTTTATGGAAATGCAAAAAACTTATCGCGATCCGACCGGTTCTTTGGAATTGCCGGGAAGTCTTAGATACAATAGCGATCCATCCTATTCTTACGGAGGGAAATTGGGGATGTCCTACGATTTGTCCGATACGGTTCGCATCGCTTATTCTTATACTACCAGAAACTTATTGCCCTTAGACGGTAGCATGCGGGTTCTCGAGTCCGACGGGACTACGCAAGCATCCAGGGTTTCCAGAAATATGGTCTGGCCTGACAAACATATTATGGGGATTTCCTATAGAAAGGAGTCCTGGATTCTGGATTTCGACATTAAATTCATTCCTTGGTCCCAGAGTTTTCGAAGTAGCAAATTCGTTTTGGACCATTCTTCCGTTACGACTCCTTTCGGGACGGATTCTAACGTCATGCAGATGAATTTCCATTGGAAAGACCAATGGGTATTCTCTCTCGGTGGGGAATACAAATGGAACGAAAACTTTCGAACGAGGATGGGGTATAGTTACGGAAAGACTCCGACGGGAGAAAGAGGGGTCAGTCCCATGTTGGGAACGACTACGGAGCACCATCTGGCGGCCGGTTTCGGTTGGTATATGAAAGAATACGCGTTTCATTTTGCGGTCGAATACGGTTTTCCTAAATCGGTTTCCGGGGCCAAAAATTCGGACTGGACTCTGGCTCATTCCGTATTTCCAAACTCCGACGTGGAAGTTCAGAGATTCGATCACAGCAAAAGCATGTCGATAGTGAGCTTGTATTTAGGAATGGAAAAGAATATTTAG
- a CDS encoding SMP-30/gluconolactonase/LRE family protein, whose amino-acid sequence MKILYNTLIFHLIIQLLGCNPGKIKIGPAYSLGEVPTSISEVESKQDPFINGLKTEMRDLPGHDDLIFDSERKIGFASGMDGWVWKLDRNTGKSEAWVKPPVNPAGMQFSDSKKEKILVCASRLGGESYTEENRVGLYEIEISSRKIRPILLDLPKIDKEEFEKVYATGERPTLKLKDLGPSNSRSFSLCNDLAVSKDGERIYITEPFERENAAMGSGAVPEAIGLFPHGKLWVLDRKEGTVSLALNGFTFVDGILLEESNGEEKSVIFTETSKFRIIRAFFSGKNQGKSEILFENLPGLADGLERDDKGRIWTGIIKPRSKLVNFVHGNPWLKPFLLSLPQSILPIAKKTGILVIDSEGRKPLYYHMHDGTMIKDISVAVPFEGKVYFPSFDKTSRGLFSLSMEEFHIEE is encoded by the coding sequence ATGAAAATACTTTATAATACTTTAATTTTCCATCTTATAATACAGCTTTTAGGATGTAATCCCGGGAAAATCAAGATAGGGCCCGCATACTCTTTGGGAGAAGTCCCTACTTCGATATCGGAAGTAGAGAGCAAACAGGATCCGTTCATTAACGGCTTAAAGACGGAAATGCGGGATCTACCCGGTCACGACGATCTGATCTTCGACTCGGAAAGGAAAATCGGATTCGCTTCCGGAATGGACGGCTGGGTCTGGAAATTGGATCGGAATACCGGGAAGTCGGAGGCCTGGGTAAAGCCCCCTGTAAATCCCGCTGGGATGCAATTCTCGGATTCCAAGAAAGAAAAGATACTAGTATGCGCTTCCCGTTTGGGCGGAGAATCCTATACGGAAGAAAACAGGGTTGGACTATACGAAATAGAGATCTCCTCTCGAAAAATTCGTCCTATACTATTAGATTTACCTAAAATAGATAAGGAAGAATTCGAAAAAGTCTATGCGACCGGAGAGAGACCTACCTTGAAACTGAAGGATCTCGGTCCCTCCAATTCCCGCTCCTTCTCCTTATGCAACGATTTAGCCGTATCCAAAGACGGAGAACGGATCTACATTACGGAACCTTTCGAAAGGGAAAACGCGGCCATGGGGAGCGGTGCGGTCCCGGAAGCGATCGGATTATTCCCTCATGGAAAACTTTGGGTTTTGGATAGAAAAGAAGGAACAGTATCGTTAGCGTTAAACGGCTTTACCTTCGTAGACGGAATTCTTTTAGAAGAATCGAATGGAGAAGAGAAGTCCGTTATCTTTACGGAAACCTCCAAATTCAGGATCATCAGAGCATTCTTCTCCGGAAAAAATCAGGGCAAATCGGAAATACTTTTCGAAAACCTGCCGGGTCTTGCGGACGGGCTGGAAAGAGACGATAAAGGAAGAATTTGGACAGGAATCATCAAACCCAGATCCAAACTCGTAAATTTCGTGCATGGCAATCCGTGGCTGAAACCATTTCTTCTTTCTTTACCGCAAAGCATCCTACCCATCGCAAAGAAAACGGGAATCCTAGTGATCGATTCGGAGGGAAGGAAACCATTATACTACCATATGCATGACGGAACTATGATCAAAGATATCTCCGTGGCTGTCCCTTTTGAAGGAAAAGTCTATTTCCCCTCCTTCGACAAGACTTCACGGGGACTATTTTCCTTATCGATGGAAGAGTTCCATATCGAAGAATAA
- a CDS encoding helix-turn-helix domain-containing protein, with the protein MRPDPKGILYLWNTRVIFATDAMQTDFHEHYAASLAISLEKTICIETEKSKEEYRVALVGPNTYHRTISPGIKMVVLLIDPETHEYGSISDFGKSGEVRRLDIAPFLPLMEKLWDLYYGNINYSDAWDLQMEMLRCVFPFEKLKKTVDERILKIARKIRTELPDSIRMKEIGKDFSISEDRLIRLFKENLGIPLRRYLLWVRTWEACRLLTEGISLTEAAHAAGFADSAHFTRTFKENFGFVPSSFFGHLKSIEVRFCESGDRIF; encoded by the coding sequence ATGCGTCCGGATCCTAAAGGAATACTATATTTATGGAATACTCGCGTAATCTTCGCTACCGACGCGATGCAGACCGATTTCCATGAGCACTATGCGGCGTCATTGGCCATTTCTTTGGAAAAAACCATATGTATAGAAACGGAAAAGAGCAAAGAAGAATATAGGGTCGCCCTGGTCGGGCCCAACACTTATCATAGGACGATATCTCCCGGTATTAAGATGGTGGTATTATTGATCGATCCCGAAACCCACGAATACGGATCCATTTCCGATTTCGGAAAATCGGGAGAAGTCAGACGCTTAGATATCGCCCCCTTCTTGCCTCTGATGGAAAAGTTATGGGATCTATATTATGGAAATATAAATTACTCCGACGCCTGGGATCTCCAGATGGAAATGCTACGTTGTGTATTTCCGTTCGAAAAACTGAAAAAAACCGTCGATGAAAGGATCCTAAAAATCGCTCGAAAGATCCGTACCGAGCTCCCGGATAGCATCCGCATGAAAGAGATCGGTAAGGACTTTTCTATCTCGGAAGACAGGTTGATCCGTCTATTTAAGGAAAATTTGGGAATCCCTCTGCGAAGGTACCTTCTTTGGGTGAGAACCTGGGAAGCCTGTAGGCTTCTCACGGAAGGAATCAGTCTGACAGAGGCGGCGCACGCGGCGGGTTTTGCGGATTCCGCCCATTTCACTCGGACCTTTAAGGAGAATTTCGGGTTTGTTCCCTCCTCATTTTTCGGGCATCTGAAATCCATCGAAGTCAGATTCTGCGAATCGGGAGATCGCATTTTTTAA